The sequence CGGAAAACGCTTGGCGCGCTCGCTGGTCATGAAGCGCTGCTGCCGGCGCGCAGCCAGTCGCGCGCCGCGGGCAACATTTGCGTGTGGGTCAAATCGAGCTGCAGCGGCGTGATCGACACGTGGCCATTGGCGACGGCGTGGAAGTCCGTGCCTTCGCTCGCGTCGCGCGCGCTGCCCGCCGGGCCGATCCAGTAGATCGGTTCGCCGCGCGGATTGGTCTGGCGGATCACCGGCTGCGACGGATGCCGCTTGCCGAGACGCGTGATCTGCCAGCTTTTGAGTTGCTCGTAAGGCAGATTGGGGATATTCACGTTCAACAGCGGATGCCCGGCCAACGGCTGCTGGAGATAATGCGCGACGATCTCGGTGGCGACGCGCACCGCGTCGTCGAGATGCACCCAGTCCTTGTCGACCAGCGAGAACGCGATGGCCGGCACGCCGAACATGATGCCTTCCGTAGCGGCGGCGACGGTGCCTGAATACAGCGTGTCTTCGCCCATGTTCTGACCGTTGTTGATACCCGAGACCACGAGGTCGGGCGTATGGTCGAGCATGCCGGTCAGCGCAATATGCACCGAGTCGGTGGGCGTGCCGTTCACGTAGTAGAAACCGTTCGCCGAACGCAAGACCGAGAGCGGCCGCGACAGCGTCAGGGAATTCGACGCGCCGCTGCAATTCTGTTCGGGAGCCATCACGGTGACGTCTGCGATCGGCTTGAGCGCTTCGTAAAGC is a genomic window of Paraburkholderia bryophila containing:
- the surE gene encoding 5'/3'-nucleotidase SurE produces the protein MRILLSNDDGYLAPGLAALYEALKPIADVTVMAPEQNCSGASNSLTLSRPLSVLRSANGFYYVNGTPTDSVHIALTGMLDHTPDLVVSGINNGQNMGEDTLYSGTVAAATEGIMFGVPAIAFSLVDKDWVHLDDAVRVATEIVAHYLQQPLAGHPLLNVNIPNLPYEQLKSWQITRLGKRHPSQPVIRQTNPRGEPIYWIGPAGSARDASEGTDFHAVANGHVSITPLQLDLTHTQMLPAARDWLRAGSSAS